A window of the Streptomyces sp. NBC_00454 genome harbors these coding sequences:
- a CDS encoding FAD-dependent oxidoreductase: MPGTLPAALPATTHVAIIGAGPTGLALAVTLAEAGVDFVLLDRQAEGANTSRAAVVHARTLEVLDEIDPTGSLSAELVGRGIPVTRFRIRDGARPLAAITFDGLPTAHSYALMVPQDRTEAVLLERLRSLGGEVHRPYEVTGVRQDEDGEGVTLTTATGETLRASYAVGADGMHSTVREAAGIGFTGSSYGESFVLADVVMDWAPGPGEVSLVFAPAGPTVVAPLPGEASAAGAPGAGRYRVVATVSDAPAEPDLAFVQALLDARAPGQATVTGLVWSSRFRIHHRVADRYRSGRLLLAGDAAHVHSPAGGQGMNTGIQDGHALGRALARALASGNPGDLDAYGATRRPVALRVVALTDRMTRVAHLRNPALRAVRNTLLPLFARVPALRKRLATELAELNYR; this comes from the coding sequence ATGCCCGGAACGCTCCCCGCCGCACTCCCCGCCACCACCCACGTCGCGATCATCGGCGCCGGCCCCACCGGCCTCGCCCTCGCCGTGACCCTCGCCGAGGCCGGCGTCGACTTCGTGCTCCTCGACCGGCAGGCCGAGGGCGCCAACACCTCCCGCGCCGCCGTGGTCCACGCCCGCACCCTGGAGGTCCTCGACGAGATCGACCCGACCGGGTCCCTGAGCGCCGAGCTGGTCGGCCGCGGCATCCCCGTCACCCGGTTCCGGATCCGCGACGGTGCCCGGCCCCTCGCCGCCATCACCTTCGACGGCCTGCCCACGGCCCACTCGTACGCACTGATGGTCCCCCAGGACCGGACCGAGGCCGTGCTCCTGGAGCGCCTGCGCTCCCTGGGCGGCGAGGTCCACCGCCCGTACGAGGTCACCGGCGTCCGCCAGGACGAGGACGGCGAGGGGGTCACCCTCACCACCGCCACCGGCGAGACCCTGCGCGCCTCCTACGCCGTCGGCGCGGACGGCATGCACAGCACGGTCCGCGAGGCCGCCGGGATCGGGTTCACCGGCAGCTCCTACGGGGAGTCCTTCGTCCTCGCCGACGTGGTGATGGACTGGGCCCCGGGCCCCGGCGAGGTCTCCCTCGTCTTCGCCCCGGCCGGTCCCACCGTGGTCGCCCCGCTGCCCGGTGAGGCATCCGCCGCCGGGGCCCCGGGGGCGGGGCGCTACCGCGTCGTCGCCACCGTCTCCGACGCCCCCGCCGAACCCGACCTCGCCTTCGTCCAGGCCCTGCTGGACGCCCGCGCCCCCGGCCAGGCCACCGTCACCGGACTCGTCTGGTCCTCGCGGTTCCGGATCCACCACCGGGTCGCCGACCGCTATCGCTCGGGCCGCCTGCTGCTCGCCGGAGACGCCGCGCACGTGCACAGCCCGGCCGGCGGCCAGGGCATGAACACCGGTATCCAGGACGGCCACGCACTCGGCCGCGCACTCGCCCGCGCACTCGCCTCCGGGAACCCGGGCGACCTCGACGCGTACGGGGCCACCCGCCGGCCCGTCGCCCTGCGCGTGGTGGCGCTGACCGACCGGATGACCCGTGTCGCCCACCTGCGCAACCCGGCCCTGCGCGCCGTGCGCAACACCCTGCTCCCGCTCTTCGCCCGCGTCCCGGCGCTCCGCAAGCGCCTCGCCACCGAGCTGGCCGAGCTCAACTACCGGTGA
- a CDS encoding MurR/RpiR family transcriptional regulator → MSESPAARLQKLFEGHRLTPTQRRIAHCMVRGAAEVPFLSSVELAELAGVSQPSVTRFAVALGFDGYPALRKHLREVAPAGRAGGGPEDAYNEYQQAVQGEIENLRQLSAMLADPAPVQEAGRLLAASSPLPVLGLRAASSQARGFAYFAAKVHPDVRLLDEGGSMLADRIDAARAAGASALLCFALPRHPKEVAEALDHGRAAGLTVVTVADSAFAPVARHSDLLIPAPVGTGLAFDTACAPMLLGRVLLEAMADALPDAQARLEAFDARAAARGLFVE, encoded by the coding sequence ATGAGTGAGAGCCCTGCAGCACGGCTGCAGAAGCTGTTCGAGGGGCACCGGCTGACGCCGACCCAGCGGCGCATCGCGCACTGCATGGTGCGCGGGGCCGCGGAGGTGCCGTTCCTGTCGAGCGTGGAGCTCGCCGAGCTGGCCGGCGTGAGCCAGCCGTCGGTGACCCGGTTCGCGGTGGCCCTGGGTTTCGACGGCTACCCCGCGCTGCGCAAGCACCTGCGGGAGGTGGCCCCCGCGGGGCGGGCCGGGGGCGGGCCCGAGGACGCGTACAACGAGTACCAGCAGGCCGTCCAGGGCGAGATCGAGAACCTGCGGCAGCTGTCGGCGATGCTCGCCGACCCGGCGCCGGTCCAGGAGGCCGGGCGGCTGCTCGCCGCGTCCAGCCCGCTGCCCGTACTGGGGCTGCGGGCGGCGTCCTCGCAGGCGCGCGGGTTCGCGTACTTCGCCGCGAAGGTCCATCCGGACGTCCGGCTGCTCGACGAGGGCGGCTCCATGCTCGCCGACCGGATCGACGCGGCCCGCGCCGCCGGGGCCTCGGCCCTCCTGTGCTTCGCGCTGCCCCGCCACCCCAAGGAGGTCGCGGAGGCGCTGGACCACGGGCGGGCGGCCGGGCTGACCGTGGTGACGGTGGCCGATTCGGCCTTCGCCCCGGTGGCCAGGCATTCGGACCTGCTGATCCCGGCGCCGGTGGGGACCGGGCTGGCCTTCGACACCGCCTGCGCACCGATGCTGCTGGGGCGGGTGCTGCTGGAGGCGATGGCCGACGCACTGCCGGACGCGCAGGCCCGGCTGGAGGCCTTCGACGCGAGGGCCGCGGCGCGGGGCCTGTTCGTGGAGTAG
- a CDS encoding MFS transporter has translation MVSSVSAPPAPRTRLWTRNFGLYFTARIVSMAGDTMMPVAMAVAMLSLGYGVSGLGYVLGTWMGAFALFVVFGGVFADRFHPKPQMIGADAARFLIQGSFAVYLWLGHPSLWFVIGGSALGGIATAMFQPGVNGLVPQVAADPQKANGVLRVSEGMSTMAGPALAGILVSVTSTAWVFAVDAATFAVSGLCLLALRLPPFKVDRSASTLENLRTGWVEFRSRSWLWAVILIWWVLGVFVWGPLTPLGAASVIGEHGKAAFGYAEGAFGAGCMLGGLVAIRLRPARPLFGGGIAMCLFPMMPLAAALVPSLPVLMLMYAVSGLGWAFWGVQWATTVQTQIPEDRLNRVTAYEIAGSILAVPLGQVLAGPAAQLFGLHRFLLAGSVIGLGCAFALLLVRPVRGLRRAERPTGDLADRLTG, from the coding sequence ATGGTCTCGTCCGTCTCCGCTCCACCCGCCCCCCGCACCCGCCTGTGGACCAGGAACTTCGGCCTCTACTTCACCGCCCGCATCGTGTCCATGGCGGGAGACACGATGATGCCCGTCGCCATGGCCGTCGCCATGCTCTCGCTCGGCTACGGAGTCAGCGGCCTCGGGTACGTGCTCGGCACGTGGATGGGGGCCTTCGCGCTCTTCGTCGTCTTCGGCGGGGTGTTCGCGGACCGGTTCCACCCCAAGCCGCAGATGATCGGCGCGGACGCGGCCCGCTTCCTGATCCAGGGCTCGTTCGCCGTGTACCTCTGGCTCGGCCACCCCTCCCTGTGGTTCGTCATCGGCGGCTCGGCGCTCGGCGGGATCGCGACCGCGATGTTCCAGCCGGGGGTCAACGGCCTGGTCCCCCAGGTCGCCGCCGATCCGCAGAAGGCCAACGGGGTGCTGCGGGTCAGCGAGGGGATGTCCACGATGGCCGGGCCGGCGCTCGCCGGAATCCTCGTCTCGGTCACCTCGACGGCCTGGGTGTTCGCGGTCGACGCGGCCACCTTCGCGGTCAGCGGGCTGTGCCTGCTGGCGCTGCGGCTGCCGCCCTTCAAAGTGGACCGGTCGGCCTCCACCCTGGAGAACCTGCGGACCGGCTGGGTGGAGTTCCGCTCCCGGTCCTGGCTGTGGGCGGTCATCCTGATCTGGTGGGTGCTCGGGGTGTTCGTGTGGGGCCCGCTCACCCCGCTCGGCGCGGCCTCCGTCATCGGTGAGCACGGCAAGGCGGCCTTCGGGTACGCGGAGGGCGCGTTCGGGGCCGGCTGCATGCTCGGCGGGCTCGTGGCGATCCGTCTCCGGCCGGCCCGGCCGCTGTTCGGCGGCGGGATCGCGATGTGCCTCTTCCCGATGATGCCCCTGGCGGCGGCGCTGGTGCCCTCGCTGCCGGTGCTCATGCTCATGTACGCGGTGAGCGGCCTGGGCTGGGCGTTCTGGGGGGTGCAGTGGGCCACCACCGTGCAGACACAGATACCCGAGGACCGACTGAACCGGGTGACCGCGTACGAGATCGCCGGCTCGATCCTCGCCGTCCCCCTCGGCCAGGTCCTCGCGGGGCCCGCGGCGCAGCTGTTCGGCCTCCACCGGTTCCTGCTGGCCGGTTCGGTGATCGGCCTCGGCTGCGCGTTCGCGCTGCTCCTGGTCCGCCCGGTGCGCGGCCTGCGGCGGGCGGAGCGGCCGACCGGCGACCTGGCCGACCGGCTGACCGGCTGA
- a CDS encoding cystathionine beta-synthase, with protein MQFHDSMISLVGNTPLVKLNRVTEGLQATVLAKVEYFNPGGSVKDRIAVRMIEAAEQSGALKPGGTIVEPTSGNTGVGLAIVAQQKGYHCIFVCPDKVSADKINVMRAYGADVVVCPTAVDPDHPDSYYNVSDRLVRETPGAWKPDQYSNPNNPRSHYETTGPELWEQTDGKITHFVAGVGTGGTISGTGGYLKEVSGGKVKVIGADPEGSVYSGGSGRPYLVEGVGEDFWPTAYDRNVTDEIIAVSDKDSFQMTRRLAKEEGLLVGGSCGMAVVAALRAAEGLGPDDVVVVLLPDSGRGYISKIFNDEWMAGHGFLEDAGPSARIRDVLADKEGGIPSLVHMHPEETVGEAIEVLREYGVSQMPIVKPGAGHPDVMAAEVIGSVVEKELLAALFAQRASLGDPLEKHMSAPLPQVGSGEPVSELMAVLGEADAAIVLVEGKPTGVVSRQDLLAFLAKSAK; from the coding sequence GTGCAATTCCACGACTCGATGATCAGCCTCGTCGGCAACACCCCGCTGGTGAAGCTCAACCGTGTGACCGAAGGCCTGCAGGCCACCGTCCTTGCCAAGGTCGAGTACTTCAATCCCGGCGGATCCGTGAAGGACCGGATCGCCGTCAGGATGATCGAAGCCGCCGAGCAGAGCGGAGCACTCAAGCCCGGCGGCACCATCGTGGAGCCGACGAGCGGCAACACGGGTGTAGGACTCGCCATCGTGGCCCAGCAGAAGGGTTACCACTGCATCTTCGTCTGCCCCGACAAGGTGTCCGCGGACAAGATCAACGTCATGCGGGCCTACGGCGCCGACGTAGTGGTCTGCCCGACGGCGGTGGATCCCGACCACCCGGACTCGTACTACAACGTTTCCGACCGCCTCGTGCGCGAGACGCCCGGCGCCTGGAAGCCCGACCAGTACAGCAACCCGAACAACCCGCGTTCCCACTACGAGACCACCGGTCCCGAGCTGTGGGAGCAGACGGACGGGAAGATCACCCACTTCGTGGCCGGTGTCGGCACGGGCGGCACGATCTCCGGCACCGGCGGGTACCTCAAGGAGGTGTCCGGCGGCAAGGTCAAGGTCATCGGCGCCGACCCCGAGGGCTCGGTCTACTCCGGCGGCTCGGGCCGCCCGTACCTCGTCGAGGGCGTCGGCGAGGACTTCTGGCCGACCGCCTACGACCGCAACGTCACGGACGAGATCATCGCGGTGTCCGACAAGGACTCCTTCCAGATGACCCGCCGCCTGGCCAAGGAGGAGGGCCTCCTCGTCGGCGGCTCCTGCGGCATGGCGGTCGTCGCGGCGCTGCGCGCGGCGGAGGGCCTCGGCCCGGACGACGTGGTCGTCGTCCTGCTCCCGGACAGCGGGCGCGGCTACATCAGCAAGATCTTCAACGACGAGTGGATGGCCGGACACGGCTTCCTGGAGGACGCCGGCCCCTCGGCCCGCATCCGGGACGTGCTGGCGGACAAGGAGGGCGGCATCCCCTCCCTCGTCCACATGCACCCCGAGGAGACCGTCGGCGAGGCCATCGAGGTGCTGCGCGAGTACGGCGTCTCGCAGATGCCGATCGTCAAGCCGGGCGCCGGTCACCCCGACGTGATGGCGGCCGAGGTCATCGGCTCGGTGGTCGAGAAGGAGCTGCTGGCGGCGCTGTTCGCCCAGCGCGCCTCCCTCGGCGACCCCCTGGAGAAGCACATGTCCGCCCCGCTCCCGCAGGTCGGATCCGGCGAGCCGGTCTCCGAGCTGATGGCGGTCCTCGGCGAGGCCGACGCGGCGATCGTGCTGGTCGAAGGCAAGCCGACCGGTGTGGTGAGCCGTCAGGACCTGCTGGCGTTCCTCGCGAAGTCCGCGAAGTAG
- a CDS encoding SGNH/GDSL hydrolase family protein, with the protein MSRARTARRIAAGAAYGGGGLGLVGVAAVGLVVAEVQFAKRTVGTGLPDPPRADGLYGGEFGGPEMSPGPLRLGILGDSTAAGLGVRRARQTPGALLASGLAAVAERPVELRNVALSGAMSDDLDRQVGLLLDGDGPAPDVCVIIIGANDVTRRMPPTQSVRLLTSAVRRLRLAGSEVVVGTCPDLGTIEPVYQPLRWLARRVSRQLAAAQTIGVLALGARTVSMGDLMGAEFAANPREMFGPDSYHPSAEGYATAAMAVLPTLCAALGVWPESDRLDVSRNEDMLPVAKAASAAAGLAGTEVTAARGPWVLLKYRRRRQVPGEDLAERSGQRAGHGAQTGGAGEAAGGAARATGVTSKGQ; encoded by the coding sequence GTGTCTAGGGCGAGGACGGCCCGCCGGATCGCGGCGGGCGCGGCGTACGGCGGTGGCGGGCTCGGGCTCGTCGGGGTCGCCGCGGTGGGTCTGGTCGTGGCGGAGGTGCAGTTCGCGAAGCGGACGGTCGGCACCGGGCTGCCGGATCCGCCGCGCGCGGACGGGCTGTACGGGGGCGAGTTCGGCGGTCCCGAGATGAGTCCGGGGCCGCTGCGGCTCGGCATCCTGGGCGATTCCACGGCCGCCGGGCTGGGCGTGCGGCGGGCGAGACAGACTCCGGGCGCGCTGCTGGCCTCGGGGCTGGCCGCGGTGGCCGAGCGGCCGGTGGAGCTGCGCAACGTGGCCCTGTCCGGCGCCATGTCCGACGACCTGGACCGGCAGGTGGGGCTGCTGCTCGACGGCGACGGGCCGGCCCCCGACGTGTGCGTGATCATCATCGGCGCCAACGACGTGACCCGGCGGATGCCCCCGACCCAGTCGGTGCGGCTGCTGACCTCGGCCGTCCGCCGGCTGCGGCTCGCGGGCTCCGAGGTCGTCGTCGGCACCTGTCCGGACCTGGGCACCATCGAGCCCGTCTACCAGCCGCTGCGGTGGCTGGCCCGCCGGGTCTCGCGCCAGCTGGCCGCCGCCCAGACGATCGGGGTGCTCGCGCTGGGCGCCCGTACCGTCTCGATGGGCGACCTGATGGGCGCGGAGTTCGCGGCGAACCCGCGCGAGATGTTCGGACCGGACTCCTACCACCCGTCGGCGGAGGGGTACGCGACCGCCGCGATGGCCGTGCTGCCCACCCTGTGCGCGGCGCTGGGCGTCTGGCCCGAGTCGGACCGCCTGGACGTGTCGCGCAACGAGGACATGCTCCCGGTGGCCAAGGCCGCCTCGGCGGCGGCGGGACTGGCCGGTACGGAGGTCACGGCGGCCCGCGGGCCCTGGGTCCTGCTCAAGTACCGGCGCAGGCGGCAGGTGCCCGGCGAGGACCTCGCGGAGCGCAGCGGGCAGCGGGCGGGGCACGGAGCGCAGACTGGAGGGGCGGGCGAGGCGGCCGGGGGCGCGGCCAGAGCGACCGGAGTCACATCGAAAGGGCAGTGA
- a CDS encoding acetyl-CoA C-acetyltransferase, whose protein sequence is MPEAVIVSTARSPIGRAFKGSLKDIRPDDLTATIIQAALAKIPELDPRQIDDLMLGCGLPGGEQGHNLGRIVAVQMGMDHLPATTITRYCASSLQTSRMALHAIKAGEGDVFISAGVEMVSRSVNGSSDGIPGTHNPLFADSEARTKQVAESTGSSWHDPREDGLVPDAYIAMGQTAENLARLKGVTRQDMDEFGVRSQNLAEEAIKNGFWAREITPVTTPDGTVVSTDDGPRAGVTLEGVQGLKPVFRPDGLVTAGNCCPLNDGAAALVVMSDTKARELGLTPLARIVSTGVTGLSPEIMGLGPVEASRQALKRAGLSVGDIDLFEINEAFAAQVIPSYRDLEIPLEKVNVNGGAIAVGHPFGMTGARITGTLINSLQFHDKQFGLETMCVGGGQGMAMVIERLS, encoded by the coding sequence ATGCCCGAAGCAGTCATCGTTTCCACCGCCCGGTCGCCGATCGGCCGTGCCTTCAAGGGATCCCTCAAGGACATCCGCCCGGACGATCTGACGGCCACGATCATCCAGGCCGCCCTCGCCAAGATCCCCGAGCTGGACCCGCGCCAGATCGACGACCTGATGCTGGGCTGCGGCCTCCCGGGCGGCGAGCAGGGGCACAACCTGGGCCGCATCGTCGCCGTGCAGATGGGCATGGACCACCTGCCGGCCACCACGATCACCCGCTACTGCGCCTCCTCGCTCCAGACCTCCCGGATGGCGCTGCACGCCATCAAGGCGGGCGAGGGCGACGTCTTCATCTCCGCGGGCGTCGAGATGGTCTCCCGGTCCGTGAACGGCTCCTCCGACGGCATCCCCGGCACCCACAACCCGCTCTTCGCCGACTCCGAGGCCCGCACCAAGCAGGTCGCCGAGTCCACCGGCTCCTCCTGGCACGACCCGCGCGAGGACGGCCTGGTCCCCGACGCGTACATCGCGATGGGGCAGACCGCCGAGAACCTGGCCCGCCTCAAGGGCGTGACCCGCCAGGACATGGACGAATTCGGCGTCCGCTCGCAGAACCTGGCCGAGGAAGCCATCAAGAACGGCTTCTGGGCCCGCGAGATCACCCCGGTCACCACCCCGGACGGCACGGTCGTCTCCACCGACGACGGCCCGCGCGCCGGGGTCACGCTGGAGGGCGTCCAGGGCCTCAAGCCCGTCTTCCGCCCCGACGGCCTGGTCACGGCCGGCAACTGCTGCCCGCTGAACGACGGCGCCGCCGCTCTGGTCGTCATGAGCGACACCAAGGCCCGCGAGCTGGGCCTGACCCCGCTGGCCCGGATCGTCTCCACCGGTGTCACCGGCCTCTCCCCCGAGATCATGGGCCTGGGCCCGGTCGAGGCCTCCCGGCAGGCGCTGAAGCGGGCGGGCCTGAGCGTCGGCGACATCGACCTGTTCGAGATCAACGAGGCCTTCGCGGCCCAGGTCATCCCGTCCTACCGGGACCTGGAGATCCCGCTGGAGAAGGTGAACGTCAACGGCGGGGCCATCGCCGTGGGTCACCCCTTCGGGATGACCGGTGCGCGCATC